A portion of the Coturnix japonica isolate 7356 chromosome 4, Coturnix japonica 2.1, whole genome shotgun sequence genome contains these proteins:
- the CNGA1 gene encoding cGMP-gated cation channel alpha-1: MKVGVIETHHSHAIIPSVVVQDTSEDPGLKEKGENRCARQRFLPGVFAQYNINNNSNKDEEKKKKKEKKSKSENKKDGEKQKNKEKKEKHKNKDKKKKEKDEEKKKEIFIIDPAGNMYYNWLFCITMPVMYNWTMIIARACFDELQNDYLAVWFIVDYVSDVIYIADMFVRTRTGYLEQGLLVKEEQKLKEKYKSSLQFKLDFLSIIPTDLLYFKLGLNYPELRINRLLRVARMFEFFQRTETRTNYPNIFRISNLVMYIVIIIHWNACVYYSISKAIGFGADTWVYPNTSHPEFARLTRKYVYSLYWSTLTLTTIGETPPPVRDSEYFFVVVDFLVGVLIFATIVGNVGSMISNMNAARAEFQAKIDAIKQYMHFRNVSKDMEKRVIKWFDYLWTNKKAVDEREVLKYLPDKLRAEIAINVHLETLKKVRIFADCEAGLLVELVLKLQPQVYSPGDYICRKGDIGREMYIIKEGKLAVVADDGVTQFVVLSDGSYFGEISILNIKGSKAGNRRTANIRSIGYSDLFCLSKDDLMEALTEYPDAKAMLEEKGKQILMKDGLLDIEVANLGSDPKDLEEKVAYMEGSMDRLQTKFARLLAEYDAAQQKLKKRLTQIEKILKPVIEQEFLDFEEADPSPDKPGAAKTE, from the exons ATGAAGGTAGGAGTAATTGAGACCCATCATTCCCATGCAATTATTCCCAGCGTGGTGGTGCAAGACACCAGTGAGGATCCTGgactgaaagagaaaggggaaaacaggTGTGCCAG GCAACGGTTTCTACCCGGAGTGTTTGCACAATACAATATTAACAACAACAGTAATAAAGACGA agagaagaaaaagaaaaaagaaaagaagag caagtcagaaaataaaaaggatggagaaaaacaaaagaacaaggaaaaaaaggaaaaacacaaaaataaagataagaagaagaaagaaaaggatgaaga gaagaagaaagaaattttcaTCATTGATCCAGCAGGAAATATGTATTACAACTGGTTGTTCTGCATCACGATGCCTGTCATGTACAACTGGACTATGATTATTGCTAG AGCCTGTTTTGATGAGCTTCAGAATGACTACTTAGCTGTATGGTTTATTGTTGATTATGTCTCTGACGTCATCTATATCGCTGACATGTTTGTACGGACAAGAACAG GTTACCTGGAACAAGGTCTTCTAgtgaaagaagaacaaaagcttAAAGAGAAATATAAGAGCTCCCTACAATTCAAATTGGATTTTCTGTCAATCATACCAACTGACCTCTTATACTTTAAGCTAGGACTGAATTACCCAGAACTGAGAATAAACCGACTGCTCAGAGTAGCTCGGATGTTTGAATTTTtccagagaacagaaacaaggaCAAACTACCCAAATATCTTCAGGATCTCTAACCTCGTCATGTACATCGTGATTATTATTCACTGGAATGCCTGTGTGTATTACTCGATCTCAAAAGCCATTGGATTTGGGGCTGACACGTGGGTCTACCCCAATACTTCCCATCCTGAATTTGCCCGTCTGACCAGAAAGTATGTCTATAGTCTCTACTGGTCCACTCTGACCCTGACTACTATTGGTGAAACACCCCCTCCTGTACGGGATTCGGAGTATTTCTTTGTGGTTGTTGACTTCTTGGTTGGAGTATTGATTTTTGCCACCATCGTTGGTAATGTCGGCTCTATGATCTCCAACATGAATGCTGCCAGGGCAGAGTTTCAAGCAAAGATTGATGCTATCAAGCAGTATATGCACTTTCGAAATGTAAGtaaagacatggaaaaaagaGTTATAAAGTGGTTTGACTATCTCTGGACAAACAAAAAGGCTGTGGATGAAAGGGAAGTCTTGAAGTATCTGCCGGACAAACTAAGAGCAGAGATTGCAATCAACGTTCATCTGGAAACACTAAAAAAAGTTCGGATTTTTGCAGACTGTGAAGCTGGCCTGTTGGTTGAACTTGTTTTGAAACTCCAGCCGCAAGTCTACAGCCCTGGGGACTATATTTGCAGGAAAGGAGATATTGGACGAGAAATGTACATTATCAAAGAAGGCAAACTTGCAGTAGTCGCTGATGATGGAGTGACACAATTTGTGGTTCTAAGTGATGGCAGCTATTTTGGAGAGATAAGCATTCTTAATATCAAAGGTAGCAAAGCTGGCAATCGAAGAACAGCCAATATTAGAAGTATTGGATACTCAGACTTGTTCTGTCTGTCTAAAGATGATCTCATGGAGGCTTTAACAGAGTATCCCGATGCAAAGGCaatgctggaagaaaaaggtAAACAAATCCTAATGAAAGATGGATTGCTGGACATTGAAGTTGCAAATTTAGGAAGCGATCCTAAAGACCTGGAAGAGAAGGTGGCTTATATGGAAGGATCAATGGACAGGTTACAAACAAAGTTTGCCAGGTTGTTAGCTGAGTATGATGCTGcacaacagaaactgaaaaaaagacttACACAAATTGAGAAAATATTGAAGCCAGTTATAGAGCAAGAATTTTTAGACTTTGAAGAAGCAGATCCATCCCCAGATAAACCTGGAGCGgcaaaaacagaataa